One Paenibacillus riograndensis SBR5 DNA segment encodes these proteins:
- a CDS encoding tetratricopeptide repeat-containing glycosyltransferase family 2 protein: MSIPDLSLCMIVKNEAQHLERCLSSVAGLVSEIIIADTGSTDNSVEIALSFGARVLEISWEGDFALARNLTLRQATCSWILVLDADEAVSGWPADALNVLLGAEHVHGYFLPFIHYVGDAANGEYVTDNVCRLFRNDERIKFRGTIHEEAASSIWALAGGKIAYAALPVRHYGYLEDELRRKDKSARNLKLIHEALRHDPASLPLQYALGTEYYQLGEYGTAADVLLPLLKSAPADPGYFADIYLKTAYALQSSGRPEEAKAVYKEGLRLFPDFTDLLESCAALLLEEGQLLEPYHLLQKALESGDTSQHYPSSSGSGTSRTSLLMGQVCERLLRYEEAADYWEQAIGFDPSCAAAWAELVPLCLLAGGEHRLTALTRRILQALPPDLLGRCVPAALNAHAWAWLQVLSTAPQLPASVQSVLRVLPELSRQHPQALDAAAALPELLREGPEQPSIHGYLWAWSCRTGDAAAAGQWLASLAASRPGLAAVHHRIWEESGGGRAAAQQRHPPGGPAAMPPCYADHPGSPAAVPLAFPDLSYAAQLLLQTGAWSSLLRLYRNTSPAVFQWCRLPQPLLRGLIQAPVPFREQWCSIYSSHAQQSGGAAGSPAEWLLYAAIAASCGRVPQLNPAAENALRQSGSAAAAGGLSYHKLLLAAEAFPDSGLQGRIPWLLLVRTALRDGL; this comes from the coding sequence ATGTCTATCCCTGATCTATCGCTGTGCATGATTGTCAAGAATGAGGCACAGCATCTGGAGCGCTGCCTGTCCTCGGTTGCAGGACTGGTGTCGGAGATCATTATTGCCGACACCGGATCGACGGACAACAGTGTGGAGATTGCCCTGAGCTTCGGAGCACGGGTGCTCGAAATTTCCTGGGAAGGGGATTTTGCCCTCGCCCGCAATCTGACATTGCGGCAGGCTACCTGTTCCTGGATTCTGGTTCTTGACGCCGACGAGGCAGTGAGCGGATGGCCGGCCGACGCTCTGAACGTGCTGCTCGGCGCAGAGCATGTGCACGGCTACTTCCTGCCTTTTATCCACTATGTAGGGGATGCTGCCAATGGAGAATATGTGACAGACAACGTCTGCAGGCTGTTCCGTAACGATGAACGCATTAAGTTCCGGGGAACTATTCATGAGGAAGCCGCAAGCAGCATCTGGGCCCTGGCCGGCGGAAAAATCGCGTACGCAGCGCTGCCTGTCCGGCATTACGGCTACCTGGAGGATGAGCTGAGGCGCAAAGACAAATCTGCCCGCAATCTGAAATTGATCCATGAAGCGCTGCGGCATGATCCGGCGAGCCTCCCCCTGCAGTATGCGCTGGGAACCGAATATTACCAGCTGGGAGAGTATGGAACTGCTGCTGATGTTCTGCTGCCGCTCCTGAAGTCTGCCCCTGCGGACCCCGGTTATTTTGCCGATATCTATTTGAAGACGGCCTATGCCCTGCAATCCAGCGGACGCCCAGAAGAAGCCAAGGCAGTATATAAGGAAGGGCTCCGCTTATTCCCTGATTTCACAGATTTGCTGGAAAGCTGCGCGGCTCTGCTGCTGGAAGAAGGACAATTGCTGGAGCCTTACCATCTGCTGCAAAAAGCGCTGGAAAGCGGAGACACCTCGCAGCACTATCCTTCCTCCTCCGGCAGCGGGACCAGCCGGACCAGCCTGCTGATGGGCCAGGTCTGCGAGAGGCTGCTCCGCTATGAGGAGGCGGCAGATTATTGGGAGCAGGCCATTGGCTTTGATCCTTCCTGCGCCGCGGCTTGGGCAGAGCTTGTTCCCCTCTGCCTGCTGGCTGGAGGTGAGCACCGCCTGACCGCCTTAACCCGGCGGATACTTCAGGCCTTGCCGCCGGACTTGCTGGGCAGATGCGTGCCTGCCGCCCTGAATGCCCATGCCTGGGCATGGCTGCAAGTGTTGTCCACTGCACCGCAGCTCCCGGCTTCGGTGCAGTCCGTGCTGCGGGTGCTGCCGGAGTTGTCCCGGCAGCACCCGCAGGCGCTTGATGCAGCAGCGGCTCTGCCGGAGCTGCTGCGTGAAGGCCCGGAGCAGCCGTCGATACACGGCTATCTCTGGGCCTGGTCCTGCCGCACCGGCGACGCCGCAGCGGCAGGGCAATGGCTTGCCAGCCTGGCTGCTTCCAGGCCAGGTTTGGCGGCGGTCCACCACCGGATATGGGAGGAATCCGGTGGCGGACGGGCAGCGGCGCAGCAGCGCCATCCTCCGGGCGGTCCGGCTGCAATGCCGCCATGCTATGCGGATCATCCGGGCAGTCCGGCTGCGGTGCCCTTGGCCTTCCCGGACCTGTCTTACGCAGCGCAGCTGTTGCTTCAGACGGGAGCCTGGAGCAGCCTTCTGAGGCTCTACAGGAATACGTCCCCCGCTGTTTTCCAGTGGTGCCGCCTGCCTCAGCCGCTGCTGCGCGGGCTGATACAGGCGCCTGTTCCCTTCAGGGAACAGTGGTGCTCGATCTACAGCAGCCATGCGCAGCAATCCGGCGGTGCAGCTGGCAGCCCGGCCGAATGGCTGCTCTATGCGGCCATAGCTGCTTCCTGTGGAAGGGTGCCGCAGCTTAATCCGGCAGCCGAAAACGCGCTGCGCCAATCGGGAAGCGCAGCCGCAGCCGGCGGCCTCAGCTACCATAAGCTGCTGCTGGCGGCAGAGGCTTTTCCGGATAGCGGGCTACAGGGGAGAATACCTTGGTTGCTGCTTGTAAGAACAGCGCTTCGGGACGGCTTGTAA
- a CDS encoding glycosyltransferase — translation MINKGRPLRKTSGNRLTAMMQVRNESGRYLEQVLEELSGFVDDIVIVDDASTDGTVRLCESFAKVTKLVTLEGSRFNREWELRRILWELAVSTDPDWLLSVDADEFYEEEAKREMRRLIDQDVYDWVAFRLYDFWGGTTHYREDEHWNIHTKHTRTLVRYLPQFYYFTPQMDHHVPRLPLSYAVLPGFLTELRVKHYGWALPPEALREKYDRYMELDPEGKWGSLEQYASILDENPRLVEWQERRRLGRPE, via the coding sequence ATGATCAACAAGGGGAGACCGCTGCGCAAAACCTCAGGGAACCGCCTGACCGCCATGATGCAGGTGCGCAATGAAAGCGGACGCTATCTGGAACAGGTGCTGGAGGAGCTGAGCGGTTTTGTGGACGATATCGTCATCGTGGATGACGCCAGCACGGATGGCACGGTACGTCTGTGTGAATCTTTTGCCAAAGTGACAAAGCTGGTGACGCTGGAAGGATCACGGTTCAACCGGGAGTGGGAGCTGCGGCGGATCCTGTGGGAACTGGCGGTGTCGACGGACCCGGACTGGCTGCTGTCCGTGGATGCCGACGAATTCTATGAAGAAGAGGCCAAGCGGGAAATGCGCCGCCTGATAGATCAGGATGTGTACGATTGGGTGGCCTTCCGGCTGTATGACTTCTGGGGCGGCACCACACATTACCGGGAAGACGAACACTGGAACATCCATACCAAGCACACCCGGACGCTGGTCCGTTATCTGCCGCAGTTTTATTATTTTACACCTCAAATGGATCATCATGTTCCCCGTCTGCCGCTGTCCTACGCCGTCCTGCCGGGGTTCCTGACCGAGCTGCGCGTGAAGCACTACGGCTGGGCGCTGCCGCCCGAAGCCCTCCGCGAAAAATATGACCGCTATATGGAGCTGGACCCCGAGGGAAAATGGGGCAGCCTGGAACAGTACGCCTCCATTTTGGATGAAAATCCCCGTTTAGTGGAGTGGCAGGAGCGGCGGAGACTTGGCAGACCGGAATAG